The following proteins come from a genomic window of Maridesulfovibrio zosterae DSM 11974:
- a CDS encoding histone deacetylase family protein, which translates to MLKAENRLGVIFFPAFDWAISPTHPEREERLLYTQDQLREEGLFDIEGIREYKPEVAQTEDIERVHFCFPEAEAIATRSHYISSGGAIKAAKLIMSGERDRAFALVRPPGHHAMKTIQGSRGFCAINIEAIMCEYIREKYGPKRIAIIDTDCHHGDGTQDVYWHDPDTLFISMHQDGRTLYPGTGFPKEAGGPKALGRNINIPLPPGTSDAGFMMVMENIVMPILDDFKPDLIINSAGQDNHFTDPITNMNFSAQGYAALNSLLKPDIAVLEGGYAIQGALPYVNLGISLAMAGIDYSHVREPGFNPETLRESSEVMNYIASLCDGIRDIYFNPPKESSEGVISGKWSVRHRNIFYDTEGFTESQTESLLLCENCRGLLKVETQKENGPMGFGIEIPAAACEKCRNTGYSLLEEAQIKSRYRYMQMINRKDKDYLRYGF; encoded by the coding sequence ATGCTCAAGGCTGAAAACAGGCTGGGAGTCATTTTCTTTCCCGCCTTTGACTGGGCAATTTCACCCACTCATCCAGAAAGAGAGGAACGCCTGCTCTATACTCAGGATCAACTTCGTGAGGAAGGACTTTTCGACATCGAAGGCATCCGCGAATACAAGCCGGAAGTAGCCCAGACTGAAGATATCGAGCGGGTTCATTTCTGCTTTCCAGAAGCTGAGGCCATAGCCACCCGGTCACATTATATTTCTTCAGGCGGTGCCATTAAAGCAGCCAAATTAATCATGAGCGGAGAACGCGATCGGGCATTTGCCCTTGTACGTCCCCCCGGACATCATGCCATGAAAACAATTCAGGGCTCACGAGGTTTTTGTGCCATAAACATTGAAGCTATAATGTGCGAATATATACGTGAAAAATATGGTCCAAAAAGAATCGCTATTATTGATACAGACTGCCACCACGGCGATGGAACACAAGACGTATACTGGCATGACCCCGACACATTATTCATTTCTATGCATCAGGATGGCCGAACCTTGTACCCGGGAACAGGGTTTCCTAAAGAGGCAGGAGGGCCCAAGGCTTTAGGTCGTAACATCAACATACCTCTTCCTCCAGGAACTTCGGATGCAGGGTTCATGATGGTCATGGAAAATATTGTTATGCCAATTCTGGATGACTTCAAACCAGACTTGATAATCAACTCAGCAGGACAGGATAACCACTTCACTGACCCCATAACCAATATGAATTTTTCGGCCCAAGGATACGCTGCGCTCAACTCCCTGCTCAAACCGGATATAGCTGTACTTGAAGGAGGCTATGCCATTCAGGGGGCACTGCCATATGTTAATCTGGGCATAAGTCTTGCCATGGCAGGAATTGATTATTCACATGTACGCGAACCAGGCTTCAATCCTGAAACCCTGCGAGAGTCAAGTGAAGTAATGAACTACATAGCAAGCCTTTGCGACGGAATCAGAGACATTTACTTCAATCCACCCAAGGAAAGCAGTGAAGGAGTTATAAGCGGAAAATGGTCTGTACGACATCGTAATATATTCTATGATACAGAAGGGTTTACTGAATCTCAGACCGAGTCACTCCTGCTATGTGAAAACTGCAGAGGACTGCTCAAGGTTGAAACTCAAAAAGAAAACGGCCCCATGGGATTCGGTATCGAAATACCTGCTGCTGCCTGTGAAAAATGCCGTAATACAGGATATTCTCTTTTAGAAGAGGCGCAGATTAAAAGTCGTTACCGATATATGCAGATGATCAATCGTAAGGATAAGGATTATCTGCGTTACGGATTTTGA
- the tyrS gene encoding tyrosine--tRNA ligase: protein MNIFDELKWRGLVNQVSDEEKVRKYLDTPGQSMYCGFDPTADSLHIGNLVPLLCLVRMKKAGHNPLFLLGGATGRVGDPSGKDKERELSSVEKIESQSANIKSQIEAFCERNTGEKADVVNNYDWTKEISFLEMLRDIGKHFTVNWMLAKESVKGRFGREDVGISYTEFSYMILQGYDFYHLFKDKKCQLQIGGGDQWGNITAGCELIRRKAQGEGYALTFPLITTASGQKFGKSEGNAVYLNAEMTSPYAFYQFWINTDDRDVINFLKYFTFLTQEEIAELEKQHEEAPHARIAHKRLAEETTVMIHGKDELEKVKAATDALFGKGDIKSVDAATLREAMKAAPGVEYAANELPDLPQVLLDLGLAKSKGQARKDIQAGGLYINNERVSDFAYIPSGADFIGGECMLIRKGKKNYGLVTLK from the coding sequence ATGAATATTTTTGATGAGTTAAAATGGCGTGGGCTGGTCAATCAGGTCTCTGACGAAGAAAAAGTCCGTAAATATCTGGATACCCCCGGTCAGAGTATGTATTGTGGATTTGACCCCACTGCCGACAGTCTGCACATCGGTAACCTTGTTCCATTGCTTTGTCTGGTGCGCATGAAAAAGGCTGGGCATAATCCTCTTTTTCTACTTGGCGGAGCAACCGGAAGAGTCGGTGATCCTAGTGGTAAGGATAAGGAAAGAGAACTTTCTTCCGTTGAAAAGATTGAGTCTCAGTCTGCTAATATTAAATCTCAGATTGAAGCTTTTTGCGAACGCAACACTGGTGAAAAAGCTGATGTTGTAAACAACTATGATTGGACAAAAGAAATTTCATTTCTTGAAATGCTGCGTGATATCGGTAAACATTTCACTGTTAACTGGATGCTTGCTAAAGAGTCAGTGAAAGGTCGTTTCGGTCGTGAGGATGTAGGTATCTCCTATACTGAATTCAGCTACATGATTCTGCAGGGATATGACTTTTACCATCTTTTCAAAGATAAAAAATGTCAGCTTCAGATTGGCGGAGGCGATCAGTGGGGTAACATAACTGCCGGTTGTGAGCTCATTCGTCGTAAGGCTCAGGGGGAAGGTTATGCGCTTACTTTTCCGCTCATTACGACCGCTTCCGGTCAGAAGTTTGGAAAAAGTGAAGGGAATGCTGTTTACCTTAATGCTGAAATGACATCTCCCTACGCATTCTATCAGTTCTGGATCAATACTGATGATCGTGACGTTATTAATTTTCTTAAATACTTCACATTCCTGACTCAGGAAGAAATTGCTGAATTGGAAAAGCAGCATGAGGAAGCTCCGCATGCCCGTATAGCACACAAGCGTCTTGCTGAAGAAACAACAGTAATGATTCACGGCAAGGATGAGCTTGAAAAAGTGAAGGCTGCTACTGATGCGCTTTTCGGTAAAGGAGATATCAAGTCTGTTGATGCTGCCACTCTGCGTGAAGCTATGAAAGCAGCTCCCGGCGTTGAGTATGCAGCAAATGAACTGCCTGACCTGCCTCAGGTTCTTCTTGATCTGGGACTGGCTAAGTCCAAAGGCCAGGCCCGTAAAGATATTCAGGCCGGTGGTTTGTATATAAACAACGAACGTGTTTCAGACTTTGCTTACATTCCTTCAGGTGCTGATTTTATTGGTGGAGAATGTATGCTTATCCGTAAAGGTAAAAAGAATTATGGTCTGGTCACTTTAAAGTAG
- a CDS encoding mechanosensitive ion channel family protein — protein sequence MDLSQIEHFLRNDLVKWGNELKVSFVENFLTIHGAVELLLVPVAFLLGLLFHKRITPRIEKVLKDKLPLMVRNSLFFNTVFKQLWLIFVVLILKLSAFIIGTQGIRPHLLVIASSLTLAWVIIKIASSLVMNQFWARLISATAWILAALNVFGLLGRTLDFLDTVGFIYNQKNLSILVLFKGIVLLLALIQTASFVNKIAQDRIQKARNLSPSIQVLLAKGSKVGLMTLALYLGLKGVGIDFTGLAIFSGAVGVGVGFGLQKVISNLVCGVILLLEKSIKPGDIIEIGNARGKIKSLNARFISMETFDKKEYLIPNDTLITGQVINWTYADNNVRLRIPFGVAYSSDLRKAMKLSEEAALAVDGVLKDPAPACRLRAFADSSVNFELRIWIGDPEKGTGRIISNVMLAIWDSFNENGVEFPFPQQDVFIKNMPLQDKEG from the coding sequence ATGGATCTTTCACAGATAGAGCACTTTTTGCGAAATGACCTAGTCAAATGGGGTAATGAACTGAAGGTTTCGTTTGTAGAAAATTTTCTGACAATTCATGGAGCAGTTGAACTGCTGCTTGTTCCTGTTGCTTTTCTGCTGGGCCTATTATTTCATAAACGTATTACTCCTAGAATAGAGAAAGTACTTAAAGACAAACTGCCTTTAATGGTCAGAAACAGTCTTTTCTTTAATACTGTTTTTAAGCAGCTTTGGCTGATTTTTGTTGTTCTTATTTTGAAGCTTTCGGCTTTTATCATTGGGACTCAGGGAATACGCCCTCATTTATTGGTGATTGCCAGCTCGCTGACTTTAGCCTGGGTCATAATTAAGATTGCTTCCAGTCTGGTTATGAACCAGTTCTGGGCAAGATTGATTTCAGCTACAGCCTGGATTCTTGCTGCCCTGAATGTTTTTGGATTGCTTGGCAGAACTTTGGATTTTCTCGATACCGTAGGTTTTATTTATAACCAGAAGAATCTCTCTATTCTGGTTCTTTTTAAAGGTATCGTATTGTTGCTGGCTCTTATTCAGACTGCTTCCTTTGTAAATAAAATTGCTCAGGACAGAATCCAGAAGGCAAGAAATCTTTCCCCGTCTATTCAGGTGCTATTGGCTAAAGGTTCCAAAGTCGGGTTAATGACTTTGGCTCTTTATCTTGGTCTTAAAGGCGTCGGTATTGATTTTACAGGGTTGGCTATTTTTTCAGGTGCTGTTGGTGTCGGTGTCGGCTTCGGTTTGCAGAAGGTTATTTCAAATCTGGTCTGTGGTGTGATTTTGTTGCTTGAAAAATCAATTAAGCCAGGAGATATTATTGAAATAGGCAATGCCCGTGGTAAGATCAAGTCGCTGAATGCCCGTTTTATCTCCATGGAGACTTTTGATAAGAAAGAGTACCTGATACCTAACGATACGCTTATTACCGGACAGGTAATCAACTGGACTTACGCAGATAATAATGTCCGACTGCGAATTCCGTTTGGTGTTGCTTATTCTTCAGATCTTCGCAAGGCTATGAAACTTAGTGAAGAGGCTGCACTTGCAGTAGACGGTGTACTTAAAGATCCTGCTCCTGCTTGTCGTCTACGTGCATTTGCTGACAGTTCTGTCAATTTTGAACTGCGTATTTGGATCGGTGATCCTGAAAAAGGTACCGGCAGGATCATATCAAATGTTATGCTTGCTATCTGGGATTCATTTAATGAGAATGGTGTTGAGTTTCCCTTTCCTCAGCAGGATGTATTTATTAAAAATATGCCACTTCAAGACAAAGAAGGTTAA
- a CDS encoding DMT family transporter encodes MRLFFILMAFCFGAMAPTQAGVNLRLRGFVGDPILAALISFGVGTLVLFAYVLIMRTQVPPAASIFKGPWWMWTGGFMGAFFVAAAVIVAPVLGAGTMMCWMVGGQMVASVLLDHYGVIGYAVREATPGRITGAALVIVGAVLIEKF; translated from the coding sequence ATGCGCCTTTTTTTCATTCTCATGGCTTTTTGTTTCGGAGCAATGGCTCCTACTCAAGCCGGCGTAAATTTACGTTTACGAGGTTTTGTGGGTGATCCGATACTTGCGGCATTGATTTCGTTTGGTGTCGGTACACTGGTGCTGTTTGCTTATGTATTGATAATGCGAACACAGGTCCCTCCTGCTGCGTCGATTTTTAAAGGACCGTGGTGGATGTGGACTGGCGGTTTCATGGGTGCTTTTTTTGTAGCTGCGGCTGTCATTGTTGCTCCCGTACTGGGGGCAGGGACTATGATGTGCTGGATGGTTGGTGGACAGATGGTTGCATCTGTTCTGCTGGATCACTATGGAGTCATAGGATATGCCGTCCGTGAAGCAACACCTGGACGTATTACCGGGGCTGCACTGGTTATTGTCGGTGCTGTCCTTATTGAAAAATTTTAA
- a CDS encoding TIGR00282 family metallophosphoesterase, which produces MRILFLGDIVGRPGRKGVALKVNALRKKHDLDLVVANGENASQGIGLSIKNAKDLLCCGIDIITSGNHIWKYQNLYPYLNSCDRIVRPANVAEGSPGRGWTVYRIHDDLPVAVLNFQGRTFMQPAECPFMAADKILNNLPEDVKVILVDFHAEATSEKQCLGRYLAGRVSVVIGTHTHVQTNDARILEGGTGYITDAGMCGPIDSCLGLTPNPVIKRFVTGLPQKWKVAGGPVELQGVLVEIDADSGRTTSIETWNSGQITGV; this is translated from the coding sequence ATGCGGATTCTTTTCCTCGGTGATATCGTTGGCAGGCCCGGCCGAAAGGGTGTTGCTCTCAAGGTAAATGCGCTACGCAAAAAGCATGATCTTGATCTTGTTGTTGCTAATGGTGAAAACGCCTCACAAGGGATAGGTCTATCCATTAAAAATGCTAAAGATCTGCTTTGCTGCGGTATAGATATCATTACATCTGGAAATCATATCTGGAAATATCAGAATTTATATCCATATCTAAATTCCTGTGATCGAATTGTACGCCCTGCAAATGTCGCTGAAGGATCACCCGGTCGGGGCTGGACAGTTTATAGAATTCATGATGACCTGCCTGTTGCTGTATTAAATTTTCAGGGGCGTACATTTATGCAGCCTGCAGAGTGTCCATTTATGGCCGCGGATAAAATTTTAAATAATCTACCTGAAGACGTGAAAGTAATTCTAGTTGATTTTCATGCAGAAGCCACATCTGAAAAGCAGTGCCTCGGGCGATACCTTGCAGGACGGGTCAGTGTTGTCATCGGCACGCATACCCATGTACAGACCAATGATGCCAGAATTTTAGAAGGCGGCACTGGATATATTACTGATGCAGGCATGTGCGGACCTATAGATTCATGTCTGGGGCTTACTCCAAATCCGGTAATTAAAAGATTCGTTACCGGATTACCGCAGAAGTGGAAAGTAGCTGGAGGTCCAGTCGAGCTACAGGGAGTTCTTGTGGAAATTGATGCAGATTCCGGTAGGACTACATCTATTGAAACATGGAATTCTGGTCAAATCACAGGTGTGTAA
- a CDS encoding hydantoinase/oxoprolinase family protein — protein MLLLGIDVGGTHTDAVAIGPDGLEAQVKVPTDHDNLLSSIKNGLSEIVRNIDPSRIKQLNLSTTLSTNSIVEGKFEDVGVIVSAGPGLDPHSFMTCKDFHVIPGALDHRGSETRRLDNLTLEEAIASCRKSGVKVYAAVTKFSPRNPAHEKEIGLAIGDNADFITLGHQITGRLNFPRRISTAFYNCAVWRIFNKFADAISGTLDEMNLGHIKVNILKADGGTMPLPLSRKIPVQSIFSGPAASVMGIIALCNITHDSIIYDIGGTTTDIAIFAGGSPLIEQEGIDIGSHPTLVRALKVQSIGIGGDSTISILEGIVRVGPNRLGPSIALGGEIPTLTDALIWKDSCVCGDIGKSKGGFAAFASHKGFEPDELADKAIAYAIDKIHSSTRELVEEINQQPVYTIHELLENVRIVPRKIYIMGGPAKAMKMDIFRKFRLSTEVPENYDVANAIGAALTRTTTELELFADTERGLMFIPSLGHRENIPRNYKLEEAEKDAMNHLLAHLGEMHVAADGSNAQITSSSSFNMVNGSTTVGRNIRVKCQIKPGVVRIHS, from the coding sequence ATGCTTCTTCTTGGAATTGATGTCGGAGGAACACATACAGATGCTGTGGCAATCGGACCGGATGGACTTGAAGCGCAAGTAAAAGTTCCAACGGATCACGACAACCTGCTTTCCTCCATTAAGAACGGACTGAGTGAAATTGTCCGCAACATTGACCCCTCACGAATAAAACAGCTAAACTTGAGCACCACACTCTCGACCAACTCTATTGTAGAAGGTAAATTTGAAGATGTTGGGGTTATTGTTTCAGCTGGTCCAGGACTTGATCCCCACTCTTTTATGACCTGCAAAGACTTTCATGTTATCCCCGGGGCACTTGACCATAGAGGTTCGGAGACGAGAAGACTGGACAACCTAACCCTGGAGGAAGCCATTGCTTCCTGCCGCAAATCAGGTGTTAAAGTCTATGCAGCAGTCACTAAATTTTCTCCACGAAATCCAGCCCACGAAAAAGAGATCGGTCTTGCAATTGGTGACAATGCCGATTTCATCACACTTGGCCACCAGATAACAGGTCGCCTGAATTTCCCAAGACGCATATCAACTGCATTTTACAATTGTGCAGTGTGGAGAATTTTCAATAAATTTGCAGATGCCATTTCAGGCACACTAGACGAAATGAACCTTGGTCACATCAAGGTAAATATTCTGAAAGCAGATGGAGGGACCATGCCTCTGCCACTTTCACGCAAAATACCGGTACAATCAATTTTCTCAGGTCCTGCCGCCAGCGTCATGGGCATAATCGCTCTTTGCAATATTACACATGACTCTATCATCTATGATATCGGTGGAACGACCACTGACATCGCAATTTTTGCAGGGGGAAGCCCTCTGATAGAGCAGGAAGGCATTGATATAGGATCACATCCAACTCTGGTCCGCGCTTTGAAAGTACAGTCCATCGGTATCGGAGGAGATTCAACAATATCCATATTGGAAGGAATCGTACGAGTTGGGCCGAACAGACTTGGACCATCAATTGCTTTAGGAGGAGAAATCCCGACTCTAACCGATGCACTCATCTGGAAAGACTCCTGCGTATGCGGAGATATCGGAAAATCCAAAGGAGGATTTGCCGCATTTGCTTCACATAAGGGATTTGAACCAGATGAACTTGCCGACAAAGCCATTGCTTATGCAATTGATAAAATCCATAGTTCAACTCGCGAACTTGTTGAAGAAATCAATCAGCAGCCAGTCTATACAATTCATGAACTGCTTGAAAATGTACGCATCGTCCCTCGCAAAATTTACATTATGGGTGGCCCTGCCAAGGCCATGAAAATGGATATTTTCCGTAAGTTCAGACTTTCTACTGAAGTGCCGGAAAACTACGATGTAGCCAATGCTATCGGTGCAGCACTGACCCGTACCACAACTGAACTTGAACTTTTCGCTGACACTGAACGAGGTCTTATGTTTATCCCTTCCCTTGGGCACAGGGAGAACATTCCACGCAACTATAAACTTGAAGAGGCAGAAAAAGACGCTATGAACCATCTGCTTGCCCATTTGGGCGAGATGCATGTGGCTGCCGACGGCTCCAATGCACAGATAACGTCATCATCTTCATTTAATATGGTTAACGGATCAACAACAGTAGGCCGCAATATCAGGGTAAAATGTCAGATTAAACCCGGCGTTGTCCGGATACATTCATAA
- a CDS encoding 4-hydroxybenzoate octaprenyltransferase, with translation MSDCLRKQLNKILENTVLVCRMIKIEHSIFALPFAYMGLFLASGGWPGIKPFVLLTVAMVAVRSFAMAVNRLFDINIDSENPRTRTRPLVTGELSPFFTFCFIVACGVVFVFACKGMNDLCYKLSFLALAWSAFYSLTKRFTMLCHYVLGSVLGLAPVAGWLCVDPKITLPAVLFFLGVMFWVAGFDILYATQDRKFDRNRGLNSIPANLGLNKALTISTFSHVNTIIFFLLAGLSAGLGWIYFSIVAIVGAILLVEHQVISAEDMSRVNMAFFTLNGVIAVLIFAGALADILI, from the coding sequence TTGTCAGATTGTTTACGTAAGCAGTTGAATAAAATTTTGGAAAATACAGTTCTTGTCTGCCGCATGATTAAGATTGAGCATTCAATTTTCGCATTGCCTTTTGCTTACATGGGGCTTTTCTTGGCTTCCGGTGGATGGCCCGGGATTAAGCCTTTTGTGTTGCTTACAGTCGCGATGGTCGCTGTCCGTTCTTTTGCAATGGCAGTGAACAGACTTTTTGATATTAATATTGATAGTGAGAACCCACGTACAAGGACCCGCCCTTTGGTGACCGGAGAACTTAGTCCGTTCTTTACCTTTTGCTTTATAGTTGCCTGCGGTGTGGTGTTTGTTTTTGCCTGTAAGGGGATGAATGATCTGTGTTACAAGCTTTCATTTTTAGCTCTTGCATGGTCGGCATTTTATTCGCTTACGAAGCGTTTTACTATGCTCTGTCATTATGTGCTTGGATCTGTTCTGGGACTTGCTCCTGTTGCTGGATGGCTTTGTGTAGATCCTAAGATTACCTTGCCTGCAGTATTGTTTTTTCTAGGTGTCATGTTTTGGGTTGCAGGATTCGATATCCTTTACGCAACTCAGGATCGTAAATTTGACCGTAATCGCGGACTAAATTCTATCCCTGCTAACCTTGGCCTTAATAAAGCTTTGACTATTTCTACTTTCAGCCATGTAAATACGATTATCTTTTTCCTTCTGGCAGGATTATCTGCCGGGCTAGGATGGATTTATTTTTCTATAGTTGCTATTGTCGGTGCAATTCTTCTTGTGGAGCATCAGGTTATATCCGCAGAGGATATGAGTCGGGTAAATATGGCTTTCTTTACTCTCAACGGAGTAATTGCCGTACTTATTTTTGCAGGAGCGTTAGCTGATATATTAATCTAG
- a CDS encoding sigma-54 interaction domain-containing protein → MTLSIDDYKALSQELDPDKLQQTILTLLLQLQNVERGSLWLKKDGMYECVEALGTKSEKVVGVRLSPNEQSIVGWVIQNGEMTIAQAGDSRHNSSIEENFKVKSKLILCFPLIFKNNEVYGAVQVIDTSAKGDQLNLSPEYLTMLQDLVDIGSISLHNSLEFQEQRHKYAQLSLTLNNIHSKKSIVGKSQSINKALKLVKNYGATNYPVLLYGESGTGKELFAEEIHVQSSRTHKPFLTQNCSAIPENLLESELFGYVKGAFTGATSNKSGLFEAADGGTVFLDEIGDMDINLQAKLLRVLQENEIKPLGGTQTKTIDIRIISATNRNLEEDVRSGRFREDLYYRLNVLPLKLPSLRERREDIAMLTNYFLNREASYSHMLPKKMDEQSMLAMEKYQWPGNIRELENMIKQFQAMVPGDTVSLKDLPQHIASPGSPPPPSLQDTNTVSKAAPESQTKNPDLSEFTWQEIEYSYVMSLLEKYRWNISQAARAAGINRSTFDSRMKKLGISKKAI, encoded by the coding sequence ATGACTCTATCTATAGATGACTACAAAGCTTTATCTCAAGAACTTGATCCTGATAAACTGCAACAGACTATACTCACACTTTTATTACAACTTCAAAACGTCGAAAGAGGATCTCTCTGGTTAAAAAAGGATGGGATGTACGAATGTGTCGAGGCGCTTGGCACTAAGAGTGAGAAGGTTGTCGGGGTCAGACTATCCCCAAATGAGCAAAGCATCGTCGGCTGGGTTATCCAAAACGGAGAGATGACAATTGCACAAGCGGGAGACAGTCGCCACAACAGTAGTATTGAAGAAAATTTCAAAGTAAAAAGTAAGCTTATATTATGTTTTCCTCTAATCTTCAAAAACAATGAAGTATACGGTGCCGTACAGGTCATTGATACTAGCGCAAAAGGAGATCAGCTAAACCTTTCCCCGGAATATCTTACTATGCTGCAGGACCTTGTTGATATCGGGTCTATATCATTACACAATTCACTTGAATTTCAAGAACAGCGCCATAAATATGCCCAGCTCAGCCTGACTCTGAACAATATTCACAGCAAAAAATCCATTGTAGGCAAAAGTCAATCTATCAATAAGGCTCTTAAACTTGTTAAGAATTATGGAGCAACCAACTATCCGGTTCTTCTGTACGGAGAATCAGGAACAGGAAAAGAACTTTTCGCAGAAGAAATACATGTACAGAGTTCACGCACTCATAAACCTTTTCTGACTCAAAACTGCAGTGCAATCCCCGAAAATCTGCTTGAGAGTGAACTCTTTGGATATGTTAAAGGGGCATTTACAGGCGCCACATCAAATAAATCAGGACTTTTTGAAGCGGCTGATGGCGGGACTGTTTTTTTAGACGAAATCGGAGACATGGATATTAACCTGCAAGCTAAACTTTTACGGGTTTTGCAGGAAAATGAAATCAAACCACTTGGCGGAACGCAGACTAAAACCATTGATATAAGAATCATTTCAGCAACTAACCGCAATCTTGAAGAAGATGTTAGATCGGGACGATTTAGAGAAGATCTATATTATAGACTGAATGTGCTGCCACTTAAACTTCCGTCTCTACGAGAGCGTCGTGAAGATATTGCAATGCTGACAAACTATTTTCTAAACCGCGAGGCATCATATAGCCATATGCTGCCCAAAAAAATGGATGAACAGTCCATGCTGGCTATGGAAAAATACCAATGGCCGGGCAATATTCGTGAACTTGAAAATATGATAAAACAATTTCAGGCTATGGTTCCCGGTGATACGGTTTCTCTTAAAGATCTTCCGCAGCACATTGCAAGCCCTGGTTCACCTCCCCCTCCTTCACTTCAAGATACAAATACAGTTTCCAAAGCAGCCCCTGAATCCCAGACTAAAAATCCTGACTTATCAGAATTTACATGGCAGGAAATTGAATATTCATATGTAATGAGCCTGCTTGAAAAATATCGCTGGAATATAAGTCAAGCCGCACGCGCAGCTGGAATTAACCGATCGACCTTTGATTCCAGGATGAAAAAATTGGGAATAAGTAAAAAGGCAATATAA
- a CDS encoding methyl-accepting chemotaxis protein: MGTGNVKFLRLFAVIYFGFLLAAGLGCGIYLMMSDNSVDPGMLVSIIFVVFALLGLVLVTMLNTQVLRPVNCITAFSKRVLSGDYNGADKCTSPGLTDLRDMVTALGDSYKERLGFSLSFLDGLPISCCIVDTEEKVTFLNQECLDMIGSADKAESYYGRMLSQIFYKDDRKSRIGYCMDDDRREMNIDAIFKHTDGSDINVLANLFPLHDVVGKVNGGCCLYINTTELKMREAHILEQNERIATAAEQANTVVHDLSDAASLLHRLVNEARQGAVVQTEQAGQAATAMEEMNATVLEVARHAQEAAGNAESAKHQAQDGARVVTEVVGAIAEVADQAASLRHSMEDLDKKSESIGNVLGVIEDIADQTNLLALNAAIEAARAGEAGRGFAVVADEVRKLAEKTVQATSEVHHAVSGIQEGAKANVRATEAAVKSVAKSTQLASHSGDALGEIVSMSDSTADRIRSIATAAEQQASASDEISQSTVEVSRISHETEQAMVESSEAIDKLTVLAEHLSKIIKEMHE, translated from the coding sequence ATGGGTACTGGTAATGTAAAATTTTTGCGGTTATTTGCCGTAATTTATTTTGGTTTTTTATTAGCAGCTGGTCTAGGCTGTGGCATTTATTTAATGATGTCTGACAATTCTGTAGATCCGGGGATGTTGGTTTCAATTATTTTCGTTGTTTTTGCTCTGTTAGGTCTTGTGCTGGTTACAATGTTGAACACTCAGGTTCTTCGCCCTGTTAATTGTATTACTGCCTTTTCAAAGCGGGTATTGAGTGGCGATTACAATGGGGCTGACAAATGCACATCTCCGGGACTTACTGATTTACGTGATATGGTTACTGCACTGGGAGATAGCTATAAGGAGAGACTCGGGTTCAGCCTAAGTTTTTTAGATGGGCTGCCTATTTCCTGTTGTATTGTTGATACTGAAGAGAAAGTCACTTTTCTAAATCAAGAATGTCTGGATATGATTGGATCTGCTGATAAAGCAGAGTCATATTATGGTCGCATGCTTTCACAGATTTTTTATAAAGATGACCGTAAATCCCGTATTGGCTACTGTATGGACGATGATAGACGGGAAATGAATATTGATGCCATTTTCAAACACACTGACGGCAGTGATATTAATGTCCTTGCAAATCTTTTTCCATTACATGATGTGGTTGGAAAGGTTAACGGAGGGTGTTGTTTATATATCAATACCACCGAGCTTAAGATGCGTGAAGCACATATTCTGGAACAGAATGAACGCATTGCAACTGCTGCAGAGCAGGCTAATACTGTAGTTCATGATCTGAGTGATGCGGCATCCCTGCTCCATCGTCTGGTAAATGAAGCTCGTCAAGGAGCTGTTGTCCAGACTGAGCAGGCAGGTCAGGCCGCTACTGCTATGGAAGAAATGAATGCCACCGTCCTTGAGGTTGCCCGCCATGCACAAGAAGCAGCTGGTAATGCAGAGAGTGCAAAACATCAGGCTCAAGATGGTGCAAGGGTTGTAACTGAGGTGGTCGGAGCTATTGCTGAAGTTGCAGATCAGGCCGCTTCTCTCAGGCATTCCATGGAAGATTTGGACAAAAAATCAGAATCTATTGGAAATGTCCTTGGTGTTATTGAAGATATTGCCGATCAGACCAATCTTCTTGCCCTTAATGCTGCTATTGAAGCAGCTCGTGCCGGTGAGGCCGGGCGTGGATTTGCCGTTGTTGCAGATGAAGTACGTAAGTTGGCTGAAAAGACAGTTCAGGCAACTTCTGAGGTTCATCATGCTGTATCCGGGATTCAAGAAGGCGCCAAAGCTAATGTTCGTGCCACTGAGGCCGCAGTAAAGTCTGTTGCAAAAAGTACTCAACTTGCCAGTCATTCAGGTGATGCGCTCGGTGAGATTGTGTCAATGTCTGACTCAACGGCTGATCGAATTCGTTCTATCGCTACTGCTGCTGAACAGCAGGCTTCAGCCAGTGATGAGATAAGTCAGTCTACTGTTGAAGTCAGCCGTATCTCGCATGAAACTGAGCAGGCTATGGTTGAATCTTCAGAAGCTATCGACAAACTTACAGTTCTTGCTGAACATTTATCCAAGATTATTAAAGAAATGCATGAGTAA